CGATGCTCGTACCTCTGCTGTTTCGTGAGCTCTCGATCGACGACTACGTGGACCAGGATGACGGCGTTCGGCTCGGTACGCTGCTCGCCGACGACAAGTCCGAGAATCCGCTGGAGAAGGTGTACGCCAAGGAAGTCGTGCGCCTCGTGCATCTCGCACTGGGCGGGCTGGACGAGCGCGAGCTGCACATCATCCGGAACCGCTTCGGCCTGCTCGGCGGGCGCGAGCTGACCCTCGAGGAAATCGGCCGCAACCTCGGCCTCAGCCGCGAGCGCGTGCGCCAACTCGAACGCGAAGCCAAGGACAAGTTGCGGCAGAACCTCTCGCGGCACCTGCCCCAGCTGCGGTTCTCCCTGGCCTGAGGCCGTCGCGGTCGATCAGAAGACGGCGCCGATCGCGAGGTGGAACTCGCCCGGCGACTCCCCTTCGCGTCGGTCGAGCTTCCAACCGTATTCGGCGCGGAGCGGACCGATCGGCGTCTCGTAACGGAACCCGAGTCCCGCCGACTCGCGCAGGTCGCCGAGGTCGAAGTCGGCGAGGCGGAGGTAGACGTTGCCGATGTCGACGAACGTCACGAGCTTGAGCGAGCGCCACAGGCTTCGCCGCAGCTCCTGGTTCACGAGGAGGAGTCCCTCGCCGCCGAGGTCCACCCCCTCGAACTGGACCCCGACGCCGTCGCGAGGGAAGCCTCGCAACGTCGAGTCGCCGCCGGCGAAATAACGCTCCGACAGCGGGACGAACGTGGTGGAGCTCCAGGGTTTCGCCGCCCCGATGCGCACCGAGGCGCTGTAGGACCACCGGTCCCCGATGCCGCGGGTCAGCGAGCCCTGCAGGAACAGTTTCGCGAACGACTCGTCGGAGAACAGCGGCGGCGCGAACACGCGCAGCTCCGCGGACGCGACGCCGCCGCGGGTGGGCAGGAACGGGTCGTCGCGCGTGTCGCGGGTGTAGGCGATCCCGACGTCGCCCAGACGGAGGTTCGTGATCTTCTGGTCGAGCAGATCGAGCGGGTCGGGGTTCTCCCCCGGCTCGACGTCCACCTTCTGGAAGTTGTAGCGCAGCAGACGGGTCCACCGGCGGTCGAGCTTGCGCTGGAAACGCGCCGCGAAGGACCTCCGGTTGACGAGGAACCCCGAGATCTCGGTGTCTTCCCAGGAGAACGACGTGACGGTGTCGATCATGCGGCCGAACAGCCGCGGCTCCTGCGCGAAGACCTGGACGCGCTTCTCCGTGCCGCTCCAGCGCCCCTGAAGCCCCGCGCTCCGGTCGTACCCGCCGAGGTTCGCGTGGGTGAGCGCGAACGTGACGCGCGCCCCCTCCTCGGAGGTGTAGCCCGGGCCGAAGGAGAGGCTGATCGGCGGCGCCTCCTGCACCCGGATCCGGACGACCTGCGCGGCCGGGTCCTCGCCGGGAGCGGGGACGTAATCGAGCTTCACCGTCCGGAAGATGCCGAGTCGGTAGAGCCGCTGCTGGGTCGCGAGGAGGGACTCGCGGGAGAGCGGGTCGCCCGCGGCGAACTGGAACTCGCGCTCGAGGACCTTCCGGCGGGTCCGCGTCGCCCCCTGGATCTCGATCGTGGCGATCCGCCGGAAGCCTCCCGGCTCCACCCGCACAACGACGTCGGCGACGGCGTCGTGGAGCGCGTAGCTCCCGACGACCACCGCGTCGGGATATCCCGCGCGGTCGAGCCTTTCCCGAAGCGACGCTTCGGCGTCCGCGAGAGCGGTCGTGGAGAACACGCCTCCCGGCGTGAGCCGCGTCCACTCCCGGAGCGTCGCGGCCGGAATCGCCAGCGACTCCGGAACCTCCACGGTTCCCACCCGATGGCGCTCCCCTTCCTCGACGCGGATCACGACCGTCGCGCGCTTCCCGTCGAGGTCGAGCGTCACCGTCGGTTCCGCCACGCGCACCGCGAGGTATCCCTCCTTGCGGTAGAGGACGCGCAGGGCGCGAACGTCCTCCGCCAGGACCTCGGGGATCAGACGTCCGCCGCCGAGCAGGCTCTTCGGCCGGGTGAGGACGACCGATCGTGCGAGGTCCATCGAGAGCGCCGCCACGCCTTCGAGGCGAACCTCCTTCACGGCGACCTTCGGACCCGGGTCGACGAAGTACCGGAGCGTTGCGGACGCGTCGTCGATCGCCTCGTGGACGTGCTCGACGTCCGAGGCGTACCGGCCGCGCTGCTGGAGGTCGCGACGGATCACCTCGGCCGCTTCGGTGTAGAGATCGAGCGAGAAGAGCGAATCGAGCCAGAACTTCTCGAGGCGGCCGGCCGCCCGGCGCCGCTCCCTCCAGGAGGACGCCTCGATCCGCACCTCGACCCGCGGTCCGGCTTCCACCGCGTACGTCACCCGCTGCATCGGAAGCGGGCGAGGTTCCTCGCCGGGGGCCGCGTCCACGGCGGAGCGCACCGGTTCGACGCGCGCCTGCAGGTACCCCCGCTCGACGAGCTCGCGGCGGATCGCGTCCGCGCCTTCGTAGAGATCGCCCCGCGTGAACGGGTCGCCCTCGCGGATCGGAACCCGCTCCCGGAGGTCCGAGGCGAGCCCGGGTTCGAGACCCTCGATCGCGACGGAGGCGGCGCGGGCCTCGGGCACGGACGACTTGGAAACGGGCGCCTCCGCGCGGCCGTTCTTCTCGCCGAAGCGGGCGGTGTAGGTGACGTCGCCGCCGATCCCGACGTCCTGGCTCGATTCGAGCAGGAACCGGAACCGCCGGGTCATGTCCCATTCGAGCTGGTAGATCTCCGAATCGACGGTGCCGACGTCGACCGAGTAGGCGAAACGAAGCCTCGTTCCGAGCTGCTTGGCCACGGTCACGCGCGCGGTGGGGTCGGCCTGTCCGGGCGCGACCAGCGGGGTGATCTGGAACTGCTCGAGCCCGAGCGCCTTCTCGACCGGCCGCGAGAAGCGCCCGGTCAGGAACCCCGCAAAGTAGCTCGCCGCGACGTCGGTGGACGCTCCGCCGCTGGGCGAGTCGCTCTGCAGCGCGTCGATCGTCTGGCCGGTGAGCAGCAGCGAGATGATGTCCTGCTCGCTCAGTGCCGGATAACTCGTGAGCTCGTAGCGGAGCTTGTCGACGGTCCCCTCCACGTGCAGCTCGATCTCGTATTCGCGCACGCGGGTGCGTCCGCGGAAGTCGACCAGCGGGAGGATCCGCTGCCGGTCCACGAGGTCGACGGTGCCGGATTCGACCGTGTAGTCCACGCCCCGGAACCGGATCTTGCCCCCTTCGACGAGCTCGACGCGACCGGTGACCTCCGGACGCGCCAGGCTGCCTCCGACGTCCATGGCCGCGCGTGCCTCGAGCCTGCCGAGGTTGTTGCGCATCCAGACGTTGCCGTCCGCCAGGACGTCCACGTCGAGGGTCACGTTCTCCGGGAGTCCCGGCTCCTCCGCGCCGCTCACCGCGCGGACGGGCTCCGTGATCAGCGCCGCCGCGTCGAAGTCCCGGTCGTACAGCCCCTGCACGAGGTCCACGCGCCCGGTCAGCCGCCCCCGGTCGACGTCCCCGGCGAGCCGGAGGTCCGCGTCGTAGATTCCGCGGAAACCCACCGGGTAGGTCAGCGTGACGCGCGTCGCGTCGAGCGTGAAGTCGTAGCGCCCCGCCTCCGCTCCGGAGAGGTGCCAGCTTCCCTGCACGAGCACCTGCCCGCCGCCGACCTGAGCCGACGCGCCGTCCACGCGCAGGACGTCTCCCTCGAACGTCGCGGTCGCGCGGAGATCCTCGATCGGCTGCGGAAACCCGAGGATCCGCGCGCGCGCACCGTCGACGTCGATCCTCCCGTCCAGCCGCGGCGCTTCCAGGGTTCCCCCGATCTCGAGCGCCGCCGTCGCGACGCCCGACGCCCGGAGATCGCGGATGAGGACGCCGAGCACCGACAGATCGACGGTGCCGTCGAGCCGGCCGTCCAGGATTCCCGAGGCGACGTCGACCCGGAGCTCGGCGTCGAAGCGGCTCGCTTCGCCGCGCAGACTCGCCGGGCCGACGCGCAACGCGCCGCTCGTCATTCCGAACGGAATCGGCCCTTCGTTCACGATCGTGCGCGGCCCCACCTGGAGCGCGAGGCGCTCGGTCGCGCCCTCGATCGTCAGGTCCGCCGGGCGCGCGAGCGGCCCGCTCACGCGCGCCCGAGCGGTGAGCTGGACCGACGCCGCCAACCCGGCGGCGCCGCCTCCGAAGACGGCGTCCCGCAGCTCGACGTCGGCGAGCAGCGGCAGGTCCTTCCCCCATCCGATCGATGCGGCCAGCCTCCAGCGCCCGTTCGTCGTGTCGCCGAGCCGGACGTGCGCCCCGTCCGCGTCCAAACGCAGCTCGCCGTCGAGGTCCCCCGGGGCGCGCTGGGCGAGCGCGACGTCCGACTTCGCCAGGCGGGCGTCGTGCCCGCGGGTCCGGAAACTGGCCTGCGGCCCCTCCGGTCCCCACGCGAACGGACCCGACAGGGAGAGGGTGCCGCTTCCCTCGAGCCCCGAGGCTCCGACGAGCGAGAGGCGATCCAGGCGCGCATTCGCCTCCTCGAGCGACCCCGACACGGTCCCCGCCGCGGGGTCGAGGTCGAGCTCGAACCGGAGGTCGAGCGCGGGTCCGTGCGCGACCGCGTCGCGGAACCGCCAGCGTCCGGCCTCCACCACGACGCCGGCCGACGCCGCGTCCACCGACTCGCCGAACACGACTCCGTCGCGCAGCCCGACCGTCCCGCCGCCGCGCAGCCCTGCGGGTCCGGCTTCGAGCGTCAATGCGGCGTCGGCGAGCCCGTCGGCGTCGAGATCGACACCGGCGCGCGCGAGCAGCGCCCCGAGCGGCAGGCCGGCCGCGGCGAGGTCGAGACGCTCGATCGCGACCTGTTCGTCGACGCGAAGGGTGGCGCTGGCCTCGACGCTCGAGGCACCGTCCCGCGCGCGCAGGGCCCGGATCGACAGGGTGGGACCAGAGAGCGCGAGGTCGAGGTGTGCGGCGTCGAAGCGCTGGCCGTCCCAAGCGCCTTCGGCGAGATCGAGCAGGAGATCGAACGACGGGCTCTCACCCAGGACGATCGTCGCGGCGAGCGTGCCGGTCCCCGAGATCGGGCGACGCACGATTTCCGGGGGCGCCACCTGAAGCGCCTCGAGGATCGTGAGCGTGCCTCGCTGGGTCGCGGCGGCGTCCGCGGTCGAGCCCTCGAGCCGCACGGTCGACGGAACCTCCGGACCGGTCAGGGAGGCATCGACGTCCACCACCAGGCGCGCACCCGAAAGCCGGACCGGCGCACGGTCGATCGCGACCCGCCCCTCGAGGAAGCGAACGGTACCGCTCCCCGCGGTCGGAAGTCCCGGGCCGGGGCCGGGGACGGCGTCGAAGGAGGCCGATCCGCGCCAGGTCTCCGGCCGCCCCGGTTCCCCCGTCACCGCGAACGTCCCGTTCGCCGACGCGGCGACGGGGAACGGGAGCTTCGCGAGGTCGAGGATCGCCCGCACGTCGACGCCGCTCCCGGCGACGTCGGTCCGGAAGGAAGTCGGTCGGGAGAATCCGACGTCGACCGATCCCGTGACCTCGCCGCCGAAGGCGCGCGCGCGGAGATCTCGGAGCTCGAGGCCCGCCGGGGTGATCGAGAGGCGGGCGTCGGCGGAGGCGGCGGCGAGCGGTCCGAGTCGGAAACCGTCGACATGGGCCTCGCCGAGCACCAGGAATCCGGGCCCTCCCTTGTCGATCCGGAGGGTCGCGCGCGCGACGCCGCCGATCTCGGGGAACTCGCCGAGGTAGGCGTGAAGCCCCGAGACGGGGCCTTCGACCTCGGCGGTCGCGGAGAACGACGTCGCGCCGGCGAGGCGCACGACGCCGTCCAGGTTCCCGTGAAGCCCGGCGCCCGCGAGCGCGAATCGCTCGAGGTCGATCCCGCGCTGCGACCAGCGCAGCGTTCCCGAGGCCTCGAACGGGAGCGCCTTCTCGATCGGCGGGCGGA
The sequence above is a segment of the Candidatus Polarisedimenticolaceae bacterium genome. Coding sequences within it:
- a CDS encoding sigma-70 family RNA polymerase sigma factor, with product MLVPLLFRELSIDDYVDQDDGVRLGTLLADDKSENPLEKVYAKEVVRLVHLALGGLDERELHIIRNRFGLLGGRELTLEEIGRNLGLSRERVRQLEREAKDKLRQNLSRHLPQLRFSLA
- the bamA gene encoding outer membrane protein assembly factor BamA → MTRRARAAATLLAATVGLAAGAAEQPERTRLHRFLEEKLSAAVRGEVRFGSLDVSVTGLEARFEDASLTIPAGDAPPLTVLAGSGSVRLAWSSLAAMAAGRVRLEELVLDAPDVAIDARWVEAFARRPKGKSAVQVELVRVRVAGGRVTYRDAAQALDARLSGANFDGVWDAYRHALVGPASASGSIVRPPIEKALPFEASGTLRWSQRGIDLERFALAGAGLHGNLDGVVRLAGATSFSATAEVEGPVSGLHAYLGEFPEIGGVARATLRIDKGGPGFLVLGEAHVDGFRLGPLAAASADARLSITPAGLELRDLRARAFGGEVTGSVDVGFSRPTSFRTDVAGSGVDVRAILDLAKLPFPVAASANGTFAVTGEPGRPETWRGSASFDAVPGPGPGLPTAGSGTVRFLEGRVAIDRAPVRLSGARLVVDVDASLTGPEVPSTVRLEGSTADAAATQRGTLTILEALQVAPPEIVRRPISGTGTLAATIVLGESPSFDLLLDLAEGAWDGQRFDAAHLDLALSGPTLSIRALRARDGASSVEASATLRVDEQVAIERLDLAAAGLPLGALLARAGVDLDADGLADAALTLEAGPAGLRGGGTVGLRDGVVFGESVDAASAGVVVEAGRWRFRDAVAHGPALDLRFELDLDPAAGTVSGSLEEANARLDRLSLVGASGLEGSGTLSLSGPFAWGPEGPQASFRTRGHDARLAKSDVALAQRAPGDLDGELRLDADGAHVRLGDTTNGRWRLAASIGWGKDLPLLADVELRDAVFGGGAAGLAASVQLTARARVSGPLARPADLTIEGATERLALQVGPRTIVNEGPIPFGMTSGALRVGPASLRGEASRFDAELRVDVASGILDGRLDGTVDLSVLGVLIRDLRASGVATAALEIGGTLEAPRLDGRIDVDGARARILGFPQPIEDLRATATFEGDVLRVDGASAQVGGGQVLVQGSWHLSGAEAGRYDFTLDATRVTLTYPVGFRGIYDADLRLAGDVDRGRLTGRVDLVQGLYDRDFDAAALITEPVRAVSGAEEPGLPENVTLDVDVLADGNVWMRNNLGRLEARAAMDVGGSLARPEVTGRVELVEGGKIRFRGVDYTVESGTVDLVDRQRILPLVDFRGRTRVREYEIELHVEGTVDKLRYELTSYPALSEQDIISLLLTGQTIDALQSDSPSGGASTDVAASYFAGFLTGRFSRPVEKALGLEQFQITPLVAPGQADPTARVTVAKQLGTRLRFAYSVDVGTVDSEIYQLEWDMTRRFRFLLESSQDVGIGGDVTYTARFGEKNGRAEAPVSKSSVPEARAASVAIEGLEPGLASDLRERVPIREGDPFTRGDLYEGADAIRRELVERGYLQARVEPVRSAVDAAPGEEPRPLPMQRVTYAVEAGPRVEVRIEASSWRERRRAAGRLEKFWLDSLFSLDLYTEAAEVIRRDLQQRGRYASDVEHVHEAIDDASATLRYFVDPGPKVAVKEVRLEGVAALSMDLARSVVLTRPKSLLGGGRLIPEVLAEDVRALRVLYRKEGYLAVRVAEPTVTLDLDGKRATVVIRVEEGERHRVGTVEVPESLAIPAATLREWTRLTPGGVFSTTALADAEASLRERLDRAGYPDAVVVGSYALHDAVADVVVRVEPGGFRRIATIEIQGATRTRRKVLEREFQFAAGDPLSRESLLATQQRLYRLGIFRTVKLDYVPAPGEDPAAQVVRIRVQEAPPISLSFGPGYTSEEGARVTFALTHANLGGYDRSAGLQGRWSGTEKRVQVFAQEPRLFGRMIDTVTSFSWEDTEISGFLVNRRSFAARFQRKLDRRWTRLLRYNFQKVDVEPGENPDPLDLLDQKITNLRLGDVGIAYTRDTRDDPFLPTRGGVASAELRVFAPPLFSDESFAKLFLQGSLTRGIGDRWSYSASVRIGAAKPWSSTTFVPLSERYFAGGDSTLRGFPRDGVGVQFEGVDLGGEGLLLVNQELRRSLWRSLKLVTFVDIGNVYLRLADFDLGDLRESAGLGFRYETPIGPLRAEYGWKLDRREGESPGEFHLAIGAVF